The Amphiura filiformis chromosome 6, Afil_fr2py, whole genome shotgun sequence genome segment CGCATTTCGAGCAAGCTCtcaggccgtaaccactgagccaccgtatcctcaaaatgacccccttttttcaaaatattatactcaatcaatgacccccttttccattttgtttgtacccaatgaccccatttttcacaACGTtttataggcccctacttcgcaacgccgcgccggtaggcacatacccgtcacttctaaagttgagtgccccccgggcggGTCAAAGTTGATTTTTCGGGTATGAATGTGCTTTCAAACTTTCGTTTCAGGGGAGGAAGGAGGGCgtgagggagggggagggagggagggagggagggagggagggagagagagggtcAGCATCTTAACGAAAGCACTTCCGTTTATAGGACTTCGTCGAACTATGGAGGTTGTTCCCTATGGCCTAATCCAGTCAATAATTGATTGGTGGGAAGTTTGGGTTCTGCAGGCTCCACCTATTAACATTCCGACACTTGTAAGCTAATGTACATAGCTACAAATAGATATACAATTACGAAACAATAATTGCTACAGCTACATCGAGGCCACAAAATATAAGGATATCTATTGTTTTGTATTTGTATGAGGTCTGATGGTATTCATCCTTAAATAAAATCGTAAGAAATTATGGATCTCATAGTTATCCATCATATCGATGATCAATTGTATCGATTAATATTTCTGTACTCAGGATGCGGTATCCAATAAAACATCAAGAGAAAGAGTAACGCCCAGGGAGCTTCTTGTTTCAAAATTGGAATGTTTTTGTATTAAATACGGCAAAAAAGCAACTTTTCCAAGATGATttgttgatttatatggaaaaggagCTGTACATGTACGTTGAACAAGGTAAGTTGTATTTTCCAGCCTCAATATATAGGCTAACTCACAAATTTATGTAAATTCTCTTTTTAACTCGCAACaatattacacacacaaaaaaaaaactctTGGCGTTGTCATTGTGTACCAGTCAGTACCACCTTTTGCATGCATCTTAAGAAAATAACTATAAGTTATAGCAACATTGGACACTTTTGTGCAAACTTTTAACGAATTATGTCTTTTATTATGTGAAAATCAGTCGAGAATACACAAATTTCGAGATAATGCTTGGAATATTATAAGTTATAAACTTAGAAACAGCACATTATATAATTCTCAATAATTGTCATTATATTACAGTCTGTATAATTATCGTTcccgagtcagtaatttagatattgttttttattgtatctctttaaatgtaatgatgagaagtataatattttcagaaaggaaagcatgcaaggaatccaactagcggttcctgcaaaaattaacacttttgagacaatctcaaaatttgattgtaATTTACGGACTCGAGGACTATAGTTATCTTTGGCAGTTTATTCACGGGCACTATTAAAATGATAATAGGTTTCACCTCCTAAAAACATAAACAATACCTCTGCCCCTTCTAGGGGTACTCAGTTAAATGGCCATTACTTCATTATATAaccttgatttattagtctggtcaTGGAGGtggtctggtcttgttttgagttcacagaacttattcaattATTTCTAGAATTTAGCACAAGTCACGGGCATTACTTTTGCCTATCCTAGGAGCAATCTGCCTGTCCCAAATGACGGGTGGTTAGCTAACACCCTGTAATAAAATTCACCTTCAAATTATCCTGTCCTGATGATTTACTTATTTATGTTTTGCTCTTTTGGGCTGCTCTATTAGTCATTAATTGACTCGTTAtaagttttttttaatcatataattATAGGCTTCAGGTCTTCTTTAAAAAAGTTGTCAGCAATTATTCTCCTTGACACCTTCAACTCCCAAAGGAATTTTTCTGTCCCTGAAATGGCCACTTAAACGGCGTGTCGTACAGCCAAGGATATAGGAGTAGATGGATGGTCCAttccagtccagctttccagaaagtgactggTTGTCAAAAGTTGACCGTTTGTAACATGTGTCATATAAATTTAGCACATGGTTGGGTCATTACCGTCtttttttcagctaaaatgttgatcAAACAGGACTGATTTGTTTAATGAGTTAATTTGCAGCCAACTGAAGACAATTGATGAAAACAAGATCGAGCATTTATACTAAAAAATTAATTCTTAACCAATCCTAAAATATAAGATTATTTTGAAGCCGGTTATTTTTTTAACTGATTATATCCATGCAAATATTTGTACCAAAAGTGAAAAGATCGTTATTTCTGTCATGGTACACCCATAACAGCGtataaatactttttttaaacattttcttgtGCTTGTTATTTTCCAGATGGCCCATGTAAAGACTATATTGCTTGCTTGTCTTTACGTTGTATCTATAGCAAATATTGTTTCCAACACACCTGTACCATCAATTGGTAAGTGGGAAAAGTCGTAAGAGAACTAATTTTTTCTATATTAGTGATAATTTATGTTGTTGAATTATGTCAGTGTGAGCGTAGTGCCTAGATGCATTCTCAgttttagtttaagcttgattgctattgtttttgagcgCTATATGATTGTAGGACCTCTAACTTTCCCACGTCATATGAAATTGAAGACACATTTCAATCtcatttcaataaaaaataaccCTTAAAACATTTTCCATTatgatattttacaataaaaaaatatttagcttgattttttttcttttcttatatCATTTTCTAGAGGAGAAACTACTGGAAGAGTTAGAAGAATTGTTAAATCTAATCCAAAATCCCCCCAATCAAACATCTGAAAATGTAGCACAAGTAGAAAATGCAATATATTCAGAAATTACAAGTCAAGATTCGCTGCCTATTAAAGAAGAACTCCAAGTGTTAGACGAGCATATTAATATCCCAAGCACTCTTCCACCCGATGACGGTGATGATAGCAGATATGATAATTCTATTGAGCTGCAACTGTTTGAAGTAGGTAAAGATGAAGATGGAAACAGGATTTATAGTACCACCGGTATTGAGGACGAATTGGAAGCGCTTGCAGAAACCAAAGTAGGGGGAAGCGCTTCTGAATTGGACCCTGACGATGACTTGGAAGATGCGAATTTGGAAAAGCAATTGGAAGATCTAGCCCATCGTGTGGAATCTTTCTTTAATTTACCGACAGAAGAACCTGCATCTGGTTCTTCGTCAGTGGAATCAAACGAAGGCTCTGGTAATAGATGGGATATCGGTGAAAGTCATGCTGAAGTTGGTTCTTCGTCAGAGGAATCATCAAACGAAGGCTCCGGTAATAGATTGGATATCGGTAAAAGTCATGCTGAAATCGGATCTTCATCAGACATGTCAGAGGAATCATCAAACGAAGGCTCTGGTAATAGATTGGATATCGGTAAAAGTCATGCTGAAATCGGATCTTCATCAGACATGTCAGAGGAATCATCAAACGAAGGCTCCGGTAATAGATTGGATACAGGGTCTGGAGATGATTCGACATTCCTATTATATACAATCGAAGCATCTGGTGGATCTCATCTTGATGTGGAGGAAGCTTCTGGAAGGCTATTGCCGGAGGAAGGTTTTGTGACTGCTGGTAATGCTAGTGAGGAAGGTGATCTTATTGGCTCAGAGGAAACTTCTGGAAATGATATGTTGGAAACGGAAGAACCAGGTAATCATGTTCTCTCATTAAATAATGTTTGCCAAACTGATACGATAAATCCTATATAGCTTTAACATTTGAATTATAGACCATTAAATATCTTGTTAGTCGCCCTCATTTCAATGTGTtgcatatttttcagattttgtatACACTACCTTCGCCATGTTAACTGCTGACGAGGGGGTAGAACAGGCCATCACAAGATTACAAACAACGACAATGACTACGAAGATGTCTGCTGACGATAAGCTCACAACAACAGAAACAGGTCAGTATTTGATAGCATTATTTACGCTATATAATGCCCCTTAATAATTTAAGCAAATGTTCTCAACAGCTTGAGGTTCCCCTGAGATGATCAGTTAACAAGTTTGTCGTGGGGAGTTCGGAAGTCGGCTACAACAAAAGACCtgcagtccagctttccaggaaTTACCTTCGTCTGACGCAATTGTCAAATGTTGACGcaattgtcaaatgttgacagttggtataTATGTGTCACCCTGTAGCTGCATGCATAAATAATATGCTTGAGTTTTTTAGCAAACACGTAGGTCAAGTAAAACTAATTTACGTTAATAGTGGACATACGGCAGCTAAAATCATGTTCACATCCATTTAATAAATAATATCGATTAATCTGATTTCAGTGTTGCATTATTGTCCCGAGAGTCAGTTTGAATGTGTCAGCAATCATCATTGCATTCCAAAGAGCACTGTATGCGATCTTATTCCTGATTGTGATGACCAATCGGACGAGGACCCTCAAATTTGTAGTAAGTATTATGTCAGGTGCCTCTACCATCTGTAGTGAGTTAAAGCTCACAACATTTTTTTGCTTAAAATTTGTGCAAGCGTAGCTAGCTATTGCGATTCTACACTTTCTTTATATTCTTTTATACCAACACctgcatttaacatgtttaaagccatattaaatTTCCACTGTTCTGTTGAAAAGTAAAGGGATTACGATTGACCGATGATAATAAAACCGATGATTAACCAGCGCTGTGGTCCATTTCCGGGGCACATTTCGTCTCACTCTTCCAAACTGGCTTCCAAAGTATATGTTGGATGTAGTGGACGTGTCGTGTACCCAGGGGTCGTGTATGAGTGGGGTGTGTACGTGTCTATGAAATGTAAATGTATAGCAGAAAGTATTCCGGGAGGAAAAAATGGTGATCTACTCGACTGTTAAATCTCAATTTAAAGCATCCCGTTTTGCATGTATGCAAGGAGCACCCACGATCTGGAAAATGCACGCTATCACCAACTTTGTTACTATAATACTTGACTGCCAATGTGAAATGCAAATCAGCCAAATTTTCCGAGAGGACCCAAGATCTGGAAAACGCACGCTATCACCAAATTTGTTGTACAACtcgaaatttgaaatgaaatcagGCGTTGATGATTGAATAATTAGGTGATTTGTATTTGAATGTGTATGCATGGTGAGGTGTGTGGTGTGGTGGATGTTATGTATGTGGATCTAAATTTAGAGCAGTGCTTTTTCAAAGAGCATCCAGGATCCGGAAAACGCACGCTTTCGTCAAAATTGTTGTACTACCATACTCGACTCTCTAGTCTCATTACGAAATTATGAGCTGAAATCAAGCGTTGGTGATTGAATGCGATTGTgtttaataatataaatatacatttagTGCAATAAAAGTTTTCAAGATCTGCAAAACGCACGCTACCAATAACTTTGTTGTACTACTTGATTGCCAAATACAATGATAGCAAAGGTTGCTGATTGAATGTGAAGTGTTGTCTGTCGCATGCAGCGTTCTGTCTGTCAAAGTGTTCTGTCCGTCCAGTGTTCTGTCTATCAGGTAAGAGCTGTGGTACGGTCTTTATTCTCCATTGCTTTAGATTAAATAGGTTATCGTGGTATTTTAATGTTTGTTACAGGTCCTGAGCGAATTTGCAGCGATGGTTATTTTCGATGTGGCACTAGCCCTCAGTGTGTTGAAGAGAGCAGTCGTTGTAACGGAATCTACAATTGCTATAATGGAGCAGATGAAGCGGATTGCTGTAAGAAATAATGACAGGGTggtgataataaataaataaataaataaaaacaaaaataaataaataaataaataaataaataaataaataaataaataaataaataaataaataaataaataaataaataaataaataaataaataaataaataaataaataaataaataaataaataaattaattaattaattaattaattaattaaaaaaaataaacaaacaataggcctacacaaaattaACATACAGTGCATGGGCCAAGGGGCCACATTTTGATTCGGAAAATTGTAGCTCGGTCATCGGATCATACTTGACGCATTCTTTGACTCGAGTTCTTTTGCATTCAATCTTTTTGAAGCTGGTTAAAAGAGTAATCAAAGAGATTGAATTTTCTTACCTTATTAAATTAGTTAAGAAACGCAATTCCGTTTTTAAGGCCCACTACGTGCATGATGTTAATATTGCAAAATGATGGCTTTTAATGATGAAATCCATCAGTGGCGCggcgtacatttctttttgacattgggggatggagttggaaaacaaTTCTTAAAGTATtatcaatccagcaccttttggcgacagaatacgtttgtggtacaaatgcgcgcgaaaattttgacttttaggtctaaaatgggcaaatatgaggttaatttgttcaGAAATCCATCATCCAAAAGTGACTAATTTTACTGCTTTGTAATTCGATAACAATCAAACCTATCAATATTTTATGGACATCGAATGAACCATTGGCTAATAATGAAGTTTCGTGTTTGTAAACTTTGTAGAAGGTTGAGCCTACATAACAAACTAGGATGATAAGGCCTAAAGTTGGTTACCTGGCTAGTGGCGCaagtattttatgattttttttaatgtcttgcAACAGTAACTTGTGAGGACAGACATGGCCACATAAAGAAATTGACGCCGGGTGATTTCTGTGACGGGTTTCAagattgcaaaaacaacatggatGAAGATGAAAATAGGTAAgaaaaaaaatatgacattttgacAAGTTGATATTGAACTTTTTTGCAGACGTCAACAAAAATCGATAAAACACATGTAGCCTAATTGCTATTCCGTCATTAGGCCTCGTggtatcaattaatcaatcatcatatcaatcaatcaatatcaatCCAAATATCTTTGGTTATTTTATATAGATGTAGGAAGCCTTGTCCAGCAAGTTATCAACGATGTGACGATGGATTACAATGTATCAATGAAGAATTTGTTTGTAACGGGATCTACAACTGCCGCGACAAATCGGACGAAAAACAATGCAGTAAGTTTATTAACTTAATTAACAACAAacacaaataaaaataataatcaaacGGTAATATAGCCCTACATTAAATATTGATGATAAGGTCTTGATTTACTTGACTATTTCGTTTTCTGCGGTTTTTCACTGTTGAAAATCGGCAATTTCGCCCTCTGTAGCCCAAAATAATACAATAGGTCTATTGACTGTTTTTGCTTGAATGCTAATTCGGCAATATGCGATAACGATTACGATGATGATTTTAAATTAATACCTGGTACAGTAACTTTCTTGTGAGTTACGTAGATACGTCACTTCTACATCAGCTTAGAGCGTCTTTCTTTTGGGAGAAATTCTGCTCGTcacattccattccattccaatCCATTCCACATAACATAATGTAACAtaatacataacataacataacataacataacattttacaatacaatacattacATTGCTTGTTATTTGGTAGTTTGTGTACGTATATAATTGCAGTCTAAGGGATGCTCGCTTCAGGCCTCTTCAAATTGTGTGTCTTTTTGTATgtttgatttgaatgaaataaaatgacgaTGTATGTATGTGGGTGTGTATTTGTAAACCAATATAAGTGAGGACATTTTCTATACAATTTTGATGTCCTCACAGTAATGAGCATGGTGTCAAGGTAACTGGacttcttgccctgcggggcccttctatatcggaactcacttggagtgtttactttattttatttttgtttgtttttttggacaGAGTAGACCTacgggagtctccggcctcgggcctgacGGCCCTGATGTTTTTAGTTGATACTGGGCCCAGAAAGGTGGATTAATACAAAGATCTCGCAGTCAGTTCCGATCAGTAACACCTGGCTGTTTGGATACCCCATCGTGGTTCATGAGCATCATGGGAGAGTAGCCTGTTTCAACACTGAATGATATGCACatggttaaacatgtttaagaagACGTTGAAATTCTATATTTGTGTTCATTGTCGTTTCCCTTCATTCAGGTCGTAGTATGCTGGATTGCTGGACATATAACATGTTTGCATGCGATGGAATATGTCAGTCTCATACCGCATTGTGTGATTATATCAATGACTGTAGTAATGGAATGGATGAAAAGGGATGCCGATATGAGAGTAAGTAGACATTGTTTTAAAGTTAATTAAACTACAGAAAAATAGGGCCTAATCATGATGAACATTGTTTTCGTCTGCTTGCTTTTGGGTGTCTATTATTTTTTTGTACGTGATATGATTATTTTGTTTGAAGAATTGTTGACCAGGCCAACTCTGGTCAGCATTCCAACATCAGTTTTTGTGCAGCTATTACCAGCAATTACTAAATATTTGGGAAAGTGTTTGACAAATAATTCTGTATTTTGCACCTATTTTCAGCTCCTAAAACATGTCCTAAAGAGTTCATCTATCAACCTGAGACGGACAAGTGCTTACATAAGAGTTTAATATATTCTCAACCTTACGACTTACTACAGGTAAGTAAGATTTACTATGTTTACTACATGCGTACTCTTCCCGTGGTGCTTTGCATAAAATtgagctatactttgatcagctcgtaatcggcgggccttttaACACCGCGGATTAATATatcaataggcctatgttttataCATACTGGCTAGTCTTATATTatgcttaggcctaaaaaatgtgattggcgtaacataaaaaatagggtaggtcggtattctttttttccccttctttatttttacattttaagctgtaaatttcgtttgataaaggcgTTGGGAAccttttttcttctgtttttttaaatttatttatttttagggtCAGGCCTCactttagggtaggtcgggttacgccaatcaaacaatttttaggccttactGTGTTTGACTAGACGTACACAGTCCCTTGAaactaatataataataacaatatctatataataataggcctacgcaTCGTCTatgtgtctgtgtgtgtgtgtgtccgcctattttctcggagactaggggtcgcacgttcctcaaacttggtgggtgggtgctgCTTGACCCTacacagaacaagtttatattggttagtgggtcaaggacacccaaggtcatccaggggttaaattagtaaaaactgtttttctcggagactgggggtcgcacgttcctcaaacttgacgggtgggtgcgtcatGACCCGGGACAgaataagtttgtattggttagtaggtcaaggtcacaagaggtcatctaggggtcaaattagtaaaaacgtcatatgggcatgcaacttggtgggtaggtgcatcttgacctaagacggaacaagtttgtattggttagtgggtcaaggtcacccaggggtcatctgaggtcaaattagtaaaaactgttttccgcctattttctcggagactaggggtcgcacgttcctcaaacttggtgggtgggtgcatctggacctcagacagaacaagtttgtttcggttagtgggccaagatcaccagaggtcatccaggggtcatctgaggtcaaatgagtaaacactgtcgtatgggcatgaaacttggtgggtacagtcaacttttagagtcaaatttttagacggtcattttggggtcatctggggtcacccatgggtcatctgaggtaaaacttggtgggtacagtcaacttttagagtcaaatttttggacggtcattttggtgtcatctggggtcatccaaggtcaaattactaaaaactgtcgtattggcatgaaacatggtgggtacagtcaacatttagagccaaattttggaaggtcatttcgaagtcacaaggggtcatctgaggtcaaattagtaaatactgtcctatgggcataaaacttaaGTACATCCAGTCACCATCAGCCAtgggtaatcgcgacagccgagaaccgccaaatacgggtaaccgcctagtaatagtatatattatttatatattattttctcTCTTTCAGATTCTTGAACAAACACGTGAAACTAACCAAGAAGAAGAAATGCAACAACTTGAAGAGAAGGAACTAATTATgtgaacaattttaaattttacaagTTTGATTTATCCTGGAGCAAAAACAATTATTAAATAATAGGGTTTTTATAAATATAGGCTATTATATAGATGATACTTTATAAACTTCAAATTTCATTGATTGTGACAATGCTGATGCTTCCAAACagcaaataatgaaataattctgCAAATTAATAGATTTGTTATGAAGACATTTAACCAAGGTCAGTAAAAAAAGAACAGTAAGACAAAGAAGCCatctttaaagaggaagccccaccagagcagttcttctggggttaaccaaacctgcctggttatcaaatgattaatcagtgacaaggttatctctgaatttgacaggtgctaactgatgcaataacattaaaacatcgattagcacctgtcaaataccataatttgataaccaggcaggttcaccctagaagaactgctctggcagggcttcctcatAAAGCATGCAGCTTCTTCCTCATAAAGCATGCAGCTATATGGACAAAATGCAGTATTTAACATTAACTTTTAATGAACCATTTTGCTGCAATATGCAACTTTACTTTTGTCGATGAAAGAGAGTCTTAAATTGGTAGAACAGATAGATCTATATCatctttatcgtgctctcattcaaaattgGGTAGTAAAAAACAAAGTTTTACGAGATAAATAGATACATGGttatattgtttgatgtgatttttGATCCTATATCATGTGCATAAATTATGTGGTTGATATGGCCAGTTAAAGGACAAGACATTTTCATTCAGGTCATTGTTAGGGTAACACTTTTACAAGCAATTTTTCCTACTTCTTCACTATTATCCTGATCGAGTCAATTGCAAAGATGACAATACTGGACAATTTTTGACCTAAATACTTAAAACACAGTAAAATTAAATGTACCAAATGTGTGAGTTGCAGCTTTTCAGTGGTTGCCGAGGTAACCAAGCTAGTGCTGTAATTGGTTAACCAGTTtgttttaaatcaatcaataatgaaGATATTGACACCATATTTTATAACGTCAAGTgaaatgtaaaatgaaaaatCCTTTTGAAAGGTTGGAATATTTGCAATATAGTTCACAATTTTATTCTGTGTATTAATGTATTAataaatacagggtgtaacaataaaatttgtacaattctgaaaatagaatgacacaagtatgccgcttattttttggtttgatatttatatgtctatcaagataatttctttagccaccagataagctttgttctaataaaatcgatggtatacaagtgaagatatggccaattatgtaacctagtcttaaaaccgcttgggccacttttgtctaagtgttacaaaagtgactgaatagagttgaaccatggaccagttggacggtgctctcaggcccgtacgcagggggggtgcggggggtgcggaGCACCCCCCCAAAtctggaaaattgtaaaaaaaagtcccaaaattttagaatttgttttgcgtagcgagcaaaaaatgggttttttttacgctttattggacaaaaaaggtccaaatttggtccacttttcacaaaattgccccccccccctggaaaaaggtccactttttcaaaatcagcacccccccaaatgaaatcctgcgtacgggcctgggtgctcttatcatgcttatgataggtagttttaaacaatggggtattcgaagtggtaaaaatgattacataatagaatatcaccttgagttttgaaagtcacaactaagcactgacataacaacctcatttactagaaatcgtggctgcagctcaacaacttcaaccccaattcacattggaagagcgtatttttatggttgtaacattcggtagcacatggagtcaagcagaaactaTAATATACGATTGTTTATAGCTTATTTTCCAAGctcacatcttccatcaaggcatacaattacatataactatgagaagtatgtagaatttgttaataGAAATgatggcaatagtggtcgccccagaacagctagaatcccagctgaacttaatttcaaaattttattgttttgtacttatggatgcaaaaactgttctcagttttaccaatgatatctcagggatatgagaaattacttatTTATAAGGTTATttgatagattttaaagaaaaatcatattattattaagttcatgttaattatatgaagaagcaccacttataattcttttgtgtcattgctttgatgtttaatgcacgataagcatatctacgcggttcaaacttgatatactcAAACAtagcaaaagtggcccaacacgttttctggactatttaattaatcggacataacttttgaacccaagctagtaaagaaaccaactaaacgtcttctttagccaaaatattactgattgtattgcatataacatttgtgccataactcgtttagttttttcctgagaagtcaaaatgtaattgtataaattttattgttacaccctgtagacttaaaatttgtaaatctacACTTTTCCAATTATCAATGATATTGAAGTGTT includes the following:
- the LOC140154069 gene encoding uncharacterized protein — encoded protein: MLLNYVKEKLLEELEELLNLIQNPPNQTSENVAQVENAIYSEITSQDSLPIKEELQVLDEHINIPSTLPPDDGDDSRYDNSIELQLFEVGKDEDGNRIYSTTGIEDELEALAETKVGGSASELDPDDDLEDANLEKQLEDLAHRVESFFNLPTEEPASGSSSVESNEGSGNRWDIGESHAEVGSSSEESSNEGSGNRLDIGKSHAEIGSSSDMSEESSNEGSGNRLDIGKSHAEIGSSSDMSEESSNEGSGNRLDTGSGDDSTFLLYTIEASGGSHLDVEEASGRLLPEEGFVTAGNASEEGDLIGSEETSGNDMLETEEPDFVYTTFAMLTADEGVEQAITRLQTTTMTTKMSADDKLTTTETVLHYCPESQFECVSNHHCIPKSTVCDLIPDCDDQSDEDPQICSPERICSDGYFRCGTSPQCVEESSRCNGIYNCYNGADEADCLTCEDRHGHIKKLTPGDFCDGFQDCKNNMDEDENRCRKPCPASYQRCDDGLQCINEEFVCNGIYNCRDKSDEKQCSRSMLDCWTYNMFACDGICQSHTALCDYINDCSNGMDEKGCRYETPKTCPKEFIYQPETDKCLHKSLIYSQPYDLLQILEQTRETNQEEEMQQLEEKELIM